The DNA segment ATCTTATTCCACAGGCACTAATCTGACTTTTTTTGTGATATTTTAGTTTAACGACTTTAAATGATTGAGCAAGCTACTGTTTTATTGAACCAAAGTATATTTATAAGTTTTTTTGACTCTCCATGCATCCTATGTCTTTTCAAAAACACCGCCGTCTATTACATATAAATTCTTTATTTAAGCCGTAATCCAATTCAACAGAAAGATACTCCTCTAGTCATTGCATATCCGCTATGAATACACTAACTATATAGTCTTTGCAAGAAAACACCAAATACTGCGTTATTCTCATTTTTGAAACAGTCATTTACAATCAGTAAACTCCTTGGTTTCAAAAATATCGAAAGCCTTGTCTTTGAAGCTTTCATATGTTTATAATTTATTTCTTAATGGTCATATGGAACTCGCCGTGATAATCATTCACCTGTGTGAGAGATCACTCTCATGGCTCGTTTCATATGATTATAATTTGTCTTTCAATGGTCATATGGAACTCCCGATGAATTTTAATCATTCTTCTGTGTGTATTTTAGAATGCTAAAATTCATATTCGTTTCTTATCAAAGACTGAAAAAACAGTCCTTTTCTTGCAGCCACTATATATGACTTTACCTTCCTTTATTCCTGCAGAAGTTTTCTCATATTCTCCACATTCATGGTATTTCCGATTTTTTTACCTTCCGGAGAATAGCACATATCTATTTCCTGCTGAAAAAACAGAGCCACCTTGTCCCTTACCATCTTCATGGTGCTATTGATCAATTTATTCTGTTCCGAGAATGGTTCTGAGGCAATAGCAAAAGTAGAAGGAAGCCAGCGTTGAGGAAAAAGGTTTTGATACGGTCCTCCGACTTTAAACTGATTCAGTTCCGCATCTATCCGCTTAATTATTTCCTGAATACCAACACGCGACCTGAGTGCACTAACTTTCTCCATATTGGGCACTACGATAGCTGTGGTGTAAGCATTCTGATTATTATATAGCATGATTTGATCTATCAACACGCAATGATCAACAATAGCTTCCTCAATACCTTCAGGACTATATTTTTCTCCATCCGAACCAATCAACAGACTTTTAAATCTTCCTTTTACATACAAAAAATTCTCATGATCCAGATAGCCCAGATCGCCCGTATAAAGCCAACCATCCTTTATGGTATCCTTGGTAGCTTCCGGGTTTTTCCAGTATCCTTTCATTACATTTTCACCTTTAACCACAATCTCACCAAGCTGTCCAGTCCCAAGCGATTTACCCGTATCATCACATATTTTAATTTTCAAATTATTCACTACTTTTCCAGAAGAGCCTAGCTTATGATACCGCGGGGTATTGGCCGAAATAATAGGCGAGGCTTCACTTAATCCATACCCTTGGTACATGGGTATCCCGATGGCATAGAAAAATTGCTGCAAGTCATCATCCAGCAAAGCCCCACCCCCAATAAAGAAAGTCAGGTTACCCCCAAAGCCTATCTTTATCTTGCTAAATAATATTCTATCGAAGATATGCACCAAGGGTTTAGCCAGTCTTTTTAATCCGGCACCCCTATTGTTACCCGTTCCATTATACCAATAAGATAACTTAAGTGCAAAATCAAACAAGCTACGAATGACCTTACCCTTCTGATCCATTCCTTTCTCGATATTCTTTTTAAAGTTCTTGGCCATAGCCGGAACACTCATTAATACATGTGGCTGTATTTCCTGGATGTTATTCGTAAAATTTTTCAATGTCTCCATCTGTGTTTTGCCCACTTGAACAGCAGCTATACTGGCTCCCGTATCCATAAAAGAATAAAGTGCGGCAGTATGCGCAAAGGCATGATCCCAGGGTAACACAACCAGCGTACGATAATCGGCTGGTATATGGATATAGCTAAAGGCCTGCTCCACATTGGCCGTATAATTCCTTTGGGAGAGCATGATGCCCTTGGGCTGTGCCGTGGTGCCCGAGGTGTAGGTGATCGTAGCTATATCCTGGGGAAGTACATTTTGGATCAGGCGCTCATAAGCCTCCGTATCATCAAGCATCCTGCGCTTACCCCAATCCATAATTTCCTGTATATCCACTTCGTCATCCTCCAAGGGAATATCCGGGGTAAAAACAATAGTCTTCTTGAGTGCGGGAAGATCCTTTTTCACCATCCTGATTTTATGCAGCTGATTCTGAGACACCAACACATAACTACTCTCCGAATGCTTTAAACGAAATATTAAATCATTATCCGGCTCCAACTTAATGGATAGAGGAACCGTGACAGCCCTATTGCTCAAGACGGCCAATTCACTGATTAACCATAGTTTTCTTCCTTCAGAAAGCAAAGCAAGACGTTCTTCACCAACAATGCCAAATTCCTTTAACCCCACGGCCAACTGCTGAACCATAACATATGCCTCTTGATAGCTGGTAGATTGATAAATTCGGCTATCCTTTTCCCACAACAATGTGTTATCCGGAAATTGCTGCACTTTTTTCTTGAAGAAACTAATCATTGATTCCATAGACGTATTCTAATTAATATCTGGTGGCAAATATAACAATAGATCAACAGGCTACAAGTTACGAGCATCCTACAGTCCTAAAGTGTTCATTATCGTACAACATCCGTCTAAATCGAACAGTTTTCACTGCACACCCCCTGTCTCTACCAACGTATCAAACTCACTATCTGACCCTTACCATACACTGGCAAGATTATTGGATACCAGACAACAACACATACATAACTACATAAAGAACTAAATTGTTTAATGTCTTATTAAAACCAACAACCATGAAAAAGCATATTGCATTATGGGGGATCCTCCTTCTTTGCCTTGGTACCTTTGTTAAAGGCGAAAATACTTATCCCAGTGAAAAAGATAGTATAGAATGTCTAAAACAATTCTCCATCTATTCTTTAAACCTGAAAAAAAAGATGTACGACTACGCAGTTGAACCATGGAATTACATGTTTACCAACTGTCCACAAACCAGTGTCAAATTATATGCCGATGGTGTTAAGCTTTACGACCATTATTATAAGACAGCAAAAACCGAAGAGAGAAAATCGGAAATCGTTGATACCATCATGATGATTTACGACCAACGCCTCCAATATTTTTCCAGCCACCCCAAATATTCCGAAGGATGGATCTTAGGGCGAAAAGCATTGGATTTAATGAAATACAAAAGAGGTCAAGCACAAGCCATGAAAGATGCCTACGAATGGTTTACAAGATCGTTCGAATTACAAGGGGACAAATCAGAAGATGCCATTCTCTTTACCTGGTTGAAAACATCCAAGAGTCTACTGGATCATGGCGACCTGAACAGTCAACAATTCTTAAACGATTTTTTAACTATCTCCAGTGTATTGGACATACAGTTGGCCAAAGCCAGTGCAAAAGTAAAACCTCGCATTCTGCAAATAAGACAAGGATGTGAGGACTTGTTGGTTAAAAGTGGAGCTGGAGAATGTGCCGTAATAGAACCCCTATTGACTGACCAGTTGAATGCGGACAGTGAAAATCCGGAAAACATCACAAGAATAATTACTCTACTAGATAAACTAGAGTGCAACAAATCAGCCTTTTATGCAGGTGTGGTCGAAAAAAACTACACTTTAAACCCTTCCCACATTTCAGCTCACCATTTGGCCAAGATGTTTGTTAAGAAAGGTGATTTTACCAAAGCCATCGAATATTACAACAAAGCCATCGAAAGCTGTGAGGGAGACGAGGCACGTTCGCTATATTACTACGAGCTGGCTGTACTGGAATTCGCTCACAATAAAAACTACCCCAGTGCCGTAAAATTCGCACAGAAATCCATTTCATTAAAAGGCGATTGGGGAAAACCCTATTTATTGCTGGGTAATATTTATGCGGCCGGCAGCAAGAATTATGGTAATGATGAATTTGAACATGCCACTGTATACTGGGTAGTTATAGACCACTTTTCAAAGGCTAAGCAAATTGATCCGGAATGTGCGCCAGAAGCCGAAGAGCAGATTGCCCTCTACTCAAAATATATTCCAGATCAAGAAAGTGGATTTTTCCATGGTTTACAAGAGGGAGATTCCTATAAACTAGGTGACTGGATCAACGAAAGCACTATAGTGAGGTTTAGGTAAAAAAAATTGGTCAACGCTTAGCCCACAAAGAGCTGATCGTTGACCAATAATCAAATAACTTTATTAATAATTTTCATCTTTTATTTGAAAATATGCACGATCGTGCTGACAAGCCGGACATTTTTGTGGCGCTTTTTTACTTTCATGAAGGAAACCACAATTACGGCACTTCCAAATTACCTTATCCTCTCTTTCAAACACCTTACCTGATTCCAGATTGTCATATAAGGTACGATATCTCTCTTCATGATAAGCTTCTACTTTGGCAATCATTTTAAAAGCAACAGCCACTTCTTTAAATCCTTCTTCTTCCGCCACTTTCGCAAATTCAGGATATAACTCAGTCCACTCTTCATTTTCGCCTTCAGCAGCTGCCTTTAAGTTATCAAGCGTTGTTCCAATAACACCCGCTGGGTAGGTAGCAGTTATTTCAACCATACCCCCTTCTAAAAACTTAAAAAAACGTTTAGCATGTTCTTTTTCTTGTTCTGCCGTTTCCATAAAAATAGCAGAAATTTGCTCTAGACCCTCTTTTTTAGCTTGCTTAGAAAAATAAGTATACCTCATTCTTGCCTGTGACTCCCCGGCAAATGCCTTCAGTAAGTTCTGTTCTGTTTTTGTTCCTTTTAAACTTTCCATATTTAATTTGTTTAATTTTTGTCCTATATATCTTGGACTGTGAAGATAATAAATATAGAAAGCAGATAAACCCACTCATTGGTAATTTAGAACGTTTCTATCCACTGTTCAAACCTAAATGATGTGTTAGAACTTCGTTGTGAGCATTAAAATGGCCATAAAAGAAGGCTTTTCTGAGACGAGGCATAGTAGCGCTATGGCGAATTGAAGAAAAGTAACGAAGTGACTTCTATTGAAGCCATTTAAAGGCGTAATAGATTTTCTAATGCAGCTTTTGGGTTATCTTCCGTCCCGCACACACTTCTTTCGCACTATGCCAACCTAACAACCTAACAAGCTAACCATCTAGCTATCTAACTATCTAACAAGCTAACTATCTAACAAGCTAACCATCTAACTATCTAACAAGCTAACAACTTTACCTCCTTCAACAACTCGCCAAATTAACACCTACAACAACCCGTCACCCTAATACCTTGTCGACTTCCACCATTCATTACTTCAAAAAACCACTTTGATCCAAATAAGTCCAGTTTTTCACCCAATTGTTAGATCCCACTGCTCCTTTAAAAAGGACCAGATCCATTCCATCGGGTAGTTCGTCAAGATTATCAGACACTGAATTTTCGGGAATAAGATTATAGGGAGCAGAGGCAGCAATACCCGGATCATAAATCACATTCTGCCCTGCCGCAAAATGCGCCTTCACCTCCTGATCGATGGAGGTGATGTCAAAGCCCAGGTTGGTATAGGCACTAAACACAGATATCCCTGAATTTCCGGCAACATCGAAAAAGATATTATTACGAATACTTAAACGCCCATTATTAAATTGGGTATATGAGTCAAGCTGCGACTGCTGATAATTGATAGCAACACCACTATCCTGATTAATAAAAAGGCAATTACTGATATATCCTCCGGCACTGGAGTTAAAAACCGCACACTGCCTATTATAATGGCTACCCTGTCCAATAAAGGTACCATTGGCTATGACGGGACTGGTTCGCGGATGATTTTCCCTATCACTAAACTCCACCAGCGTATTTCCGTTATTTTCACCTTGAATGGCCACCAAGAACTGCAATCTACCAACATATCCATTCTCAATATCAAAAGCATCGTCCCCATTAAAGGCTGACACCAAGTATTTGCAGGTGACTGTACCGCCAAATATCTCAAAACCATCATCCTGACACGACATTACCTCCACATGCTCAATGGTAGTTCCACTACCTACACCCCCTAAAGTAAGACCGTTAATATCGTTCACATCAGATATCCGGGTACCTCCATGACGAATGGACACATATTTAAAAACACCCGAGTTATCATCACTGGTTAAACCTCCATAGACAGCTCTAGGTTCAGAGCTTGGTATGCCCTCAATCAAATCCTCCCCAGAGGCTGTATTAATAGGTGCACTACCCAAAATATAAATACCCCCCCACAAACCGGAAGTCAATGGAGGCAGAGAACCTGCGAGGTCATCCGATTCTGCGGTAAATACAATGGGCCTTTCCTCTGTACCCTCAGCCATTATCCTCCCACCACGTGCTACAATCAAGGCTCCCGCCTCCTCTCCTTCACCTGCTTTGAAACGAATAACAGCACCTGGCTCAATGGTTAACAACTGGCCGTCATTCACATACACTTTACCATCTATTAGATAATCCACATTGGCCCTCCAGGTTGCATCTCCTATTCCGGTACCATGATCGCTGATTACCACAGGTCCAACAGGAATTTCATAGTCACTTTTCCGACAAGCTTGCGTACAAACCATCATACAAAGGAGGATATATGATAAATTTCTCATATTCATACAGTTTAAGATATTAAAAGGTAACTTCCAGATTAACAAATATGGTAGACTCCATCTCCATATTACTTGCCAAAGGAACCCAATCTTGGTAATTTAAAGCGATATGTATATGCTGAATGGGGCTATACTGAACGCCACTTATAATGGCAGAACCATCCTCGCTTAAGTTCCATGGCAAATGATCACCGGCAGGGATGTTCGATTCCAAATAATCATAGCGAGCAAATAGCTCGATAACATCACTCAAATAATAAGCCCCGTATATGGAATATCCATAACGTTGATTACCCTGGATATAATTTTCATTATCCTTCATGGTACCCTCCAGAGCCAAATTAAAAAGAGAACCCTTATAGCCAACAAAGGCAGTATAAGTACTTTGCACCACTGCTTTATTGATCATATCACCATAAATACGAAACAACCAGGTTTTATTGGGGTGATAAGTAATACCTCCTGTAGCCTTAAAAGAGTTATCATTTTGAAGTTTTTTATATCCTTCGCCATTCATAAATGCCACATCAGCCTCCCATTCATTCCATTTCCCCACAAAGGAAAGACCAATATCGGCACTGGGTCCCAGACTATTGCCTTCTGCAATATTTTTGTAGATATAACGTCGTCCCCAAAAACCATTCTGCAATTTATACTGATAGGTACTTTGCAAACCAAAACCAATGGTCACATTTTCTACCTTATAATAAGCCGCCGCAGTCTTAAAATACGCATACCTATTTATCTGTCCTGTTTCACCCAAGGCATCAGGAGATCCGATATCAAGCTTCAGGGCCATGGAAAAAGCAGGTGTAAGCTTATATTTATAACCAAAGTAAGCACGCTGTACCTCAAAGCCAGTGGTGGGGTCATCACTTTTGAGTGAAGAATTAAAGTTGGCATACAATCTTCCATTAAAAGCACCATTGGGTTTAAAGTCAGAATCCTGTGCCCAGCACCCCCCATAACCCAACAGCAGAATGCCCAGGGTAGTCAGTATTTCTTTTACCATGTAGATTTAAGTTTATTCCTTTTTTAATATGACAATAAGGGAGCACGCACAAAAGCTACGATGAGGATCCGTACTATAATATAAAAATAGTTTTAAAGAGAGCACCTCCTCCATAAACAAAGGGGCGACTCTCAAAAGAAGTTTAGCTAACAATCAAGTCAAAACCCATGAAACAGAAAATCTTATCAATACCTGATTCACGAGCCGGCCGACACTCCCCCATCATGCTAAACGCAACACGTCAATAACTAAGGGAGCAAATAAACATGGACAAAGCACTTACCCTACATTGATAAAAGCAAATTATACAAACAGTAAAGCGGGCACCAACAACCTTCTTAATTGTTATTATATTTCCCAAAATCACGTTGCGCCTTTAATACATTGCCCAAGTGAAGCATTAAGTTCTGTGTTTCATGTAAAAAATTAAGATAAAGCATACTGGTATAAGTGCTGGACTTTTCTTTCTTAATTCTCCGCAACTGTTTCTTACGCAAGTCCTTTAGATTATCCATGGTCGCCAACAGTTCTACATAAACGTTATCCAGATTATCATAGTTACCACTATTAATCATCTTCACCACCTTGCTAATCAGCACCTGCACTTCGCCTTTTAACACACTCACGTCTTTAAACTGCTCATTGGTAAAAGGAGAGTGGTTATTATCCAAATGTTCATAAAATGGCTGAGCTACAAAAGTTAAGGCATGAGCTGATTCCCTGAGGTAGTCAATCACCTGCACATAATGCAAACTCGAATCAATCTCAGATTCCTGTAGTTTTTTGACTGTTTTATAAATATTATCCTTTAATTTTTTGATGGACTTATTAATTTGATTTACCTCTTTCAGTTTAGATTTTAACTCCTTACGATTTTCGGCCTGAAAACAAGTGATAGCAGAAGAATAAAGTTCTGATATATCTTTTAAAGCAGCAGTAACGTTTTTGGTGCACTTGTTGAATATGGCTTTACCCAAAGTTTTTTCTTCCACCTCTTCCAGGTTAATATCCTCGGTAGCTAAATTACTGGCAGACCTTTTCTTACTAATGATCTGCGTTCTGTATATTAACACCATAGACATAGCGATAAGCACAAATACGGCATATATACCACCAAAATAAATAATATTGGTAATAACAAAACAAACAGTAAAGGCTGAAAAGGCCGTTAAGAACCATCCACCAATCACGGATAACACACCTGTAACACGATATACGGCACTCTCACGTCCCCAAGCCCCATCGGTCAATGAACTACCCATGGCCACCATAAAAGTAACATAAGTAGTAGACAGAGGCAATTGGTACGAAGTAGCCATAGAAATCAGGACACTGGCCACCACCAGGTTAACAGAGGCTCTCAACATATCAAAAGCAGGTGCCTCATCACCCAATTCTTTTCTTTGTCCTTCATAAAATGATGAATCAAACTGCTTATCCATACTAGCTTTGATATTAGCTGGAATAAACTTATTGAGTGTATTAACCATATTAACAACACCATGGACGATTGTACGTGACAGATAAGAAGATCCGAACCTTTCTTCACCTTCCTGTTGGCGAGACAAATCGAGGGATGTTTTGACCACACTACGTGCTTTTTTAGATGTCCATAAGGTAACCACCATGATAAGACCAGCAATTACAAGAAGATAAGTATCCGTCTTCACTTTACCTGCCAAGGACTCCATCAACAATCCATCAGCAGCCACACCCGAGGCTTTAAATATCTTAAAAGATTCAAAACCAGCCAGTGGAACCCCGACAAAATTCACCAAGTCGTTTCCTGCAAAGGCCATGGCCAGCGCAAAAGTACCTACCAATACGGTAAGTTTTAGGATATCTATTTTAAAGATCATACGCATCAACTGCAATATGAAAGTCCATCCTAAAAAGCAAACACCAATAATTTCTATGGTATTTTCTTTGATCCAGTCCTTGGTAACTTCGTTCATAAAAGAAGCACCTTTGGCACCTTTTATCAATATAAAGTAAGTAATAGCGGTGATGGCTATACCTCCCCACAGTGCACCCAAATACTTCAATCGCGCATCATAATTAAAGGAAAATACCAATCGGGTAAAATACTGTACAACTGCACCCACCGAAAAGGCCACTACCACAGACAATAAAATTCCTGATATAATAGCCAAAGCTTTGGCGGTATTGATATACTCGCTAATAGGTATATCCGGATTCTTGCTCACTTTAATCACTGAAATCGCAATGGCTCCGCCCAGTAGTTCAAACACGATAGAAACGGTTGTGGAGGTCGGCATACCAAAGGTATTGAACAAATCCAGCAGTAACACATCCGTAATCATGACGGCCAAAAAGATGATCATGATTTCTGAGAAATAAAAGTATTGCGGATTAAAAATCCCCTTTCGCGCTACCTCCATCATACCACTAGAAAAGGTGGCTCCAATAAAAATTCCTATCGCAGCAATTATCATAATTACCTTAAAAGAAGCTGCTTTGGAACCTAAAGCTGAGTTAAGAAAATTTACAGCATCGTTACTAACACCAACCACTAAATCTGAAATAGCCAGCACAAAAAGAACGACTACTAAAATCACATAAACATTTTCCATTATAGTCAAATTATATCATATTCTGTGGCGCAAACATAATTAGTTATGACTCCTTACTTGTTTGCTGAATATTAATTGTATGTTAATAGAATGTTAAATCAGCACGATAGAAAGAATGCATAAAAAATGAATGAATTATTAGATCAAAACAATAGTTCCCACTAACAACAAAGAAACTAAAATACTCAACACAAGGTCATTACACCCAACTTAAAGATAAATAAACACAAAGAGAATGTTATCTTTTTCACCCATTTCAGTCCAAATATATTTATAAAATCTGTAATCAAAGAAAGATTTCATTTTATTTTTTTAACATTTAACCGCACAGTAGGAAGCATAATTACACAAACAATTTTCAAACTCAAGGTACATCTTGCAGACAAAGGCTTGAATAAAATTTTAATCTGTAGTTTTTTATTCTATTTTTGCTCACCCTTAATAGCAGAAAATTGTCAATAACGACTTCAATAAGAGTAATTGTCAATAAAAAATTAGCCAATGATTAGTAATTGGTGTTCTGTAAATTAAAATAATGGTATATTGTAATTACAGAAACTAAACTGGATTTTTAATACATGCTAGTAAAGTATTTAATCGATGGCATTATTATCGGATTTTCGGCATCCATTCCCCTTGGGCCTATCGGAGTGCTATGCATACAGCGCACGCTAAACAAAGGGCGCCTATCGGGCTTTATATCAGGAATGGGGGCTGCCTTTAGTGATACCATATACGCAATCGCAGCAGGCTTTAGTCTCTCGTTCATTATCAGTTTTATCGAAAAACAACTTCTTTATATTCAAATATTCGGAGCCTTGTTATTGATTATACTGGGCATCAACATTTTCAATAGTAACCCAGCGGTTCAGCTACGAAAACAACGAAAGGGGAAGTCGAACCTATTTCAAGATTTTTTCTCCACTTTTTTAATCACCATATCCAATCCTTTGGCTATTTTCTTATTCCTGGCCTTCTTTGCTAGCTTTGGCGCAGTAAAACCCGGGGATAATGCGATCAGTCATTTTGTTTTAATAGGAGGCGTATTATGTGGCGCTTCGCTATGGTGGTTTATTTTGTCATCACTCATCAACCTTTTTCGTTCCAAGATTAACCTACGCAGACTCTGGTGGCTCAACAAAATTACAGGTGCCGCCATCGTCATCCTGGTCGTTATAGGCTTCGTTATATTTATGATAGAAAGCCCATTGGGCTAAATGATTATAAAGGGAAGTTCGTTGAAAAATTGGGGCCTCATATAATCACAGGGCCAATTGATTCACTTAAGGAGACATTACTTCAATCAGATAGCGAAACTTATTCTTTGAGGATCTATGAAAATAAACCTCTCCAAATAAAAAAACACCCAAGGAAGTTTCAAAAGCAAAACATTTTAGACGATTCCTCGTATGCACACACTACACATGGAGGCCAGTAACCATACAAACGGGGTGAAACTGAAAAACCTTACGAGTAGGAATTTAAACTAACTAATTTAATTGATTGAAAATGAATGATACAGCAGGATTACAAGCTTTATTAGGTGTATTAGGTATTGTTTACGTAGCAATAATCGTTTTGCTCATCGCCTCACTATGGAAAATATTTACTAAAGCAGAAAAACCAGGTTGGGCCGCTCTCATCCCTTTCTATAACACAATCGTTTTATTACAGATTGTTGGAAAACCAGCCATATGGTTACTTTGGCTAATGCTTCCCGGCATCAATATTATTTTTGCCATTTGGGCAACTAACTTGCTAGCCAAAAGTTTTGGCAAGAGCGAGGGTTTTACGGTTG comes from the Saccharicrinis fermentans DSM 9555 = JCM 21142 genome and includes:
- a CDS encoding AMP-dependent synthetase/ligase, which encodes MESMISFFKKKVQQFPDNTLLWEKDSRIYQSTSYQEAYVMVQQLAVGLKEFGIVGEERLALLSEGRKLWLISELAVLSNRAVTVPLSIKLEPDNDLIFRLKHSESSYVLVSQNQLHKIRMVKKDLPALKKTIVFTPDIPLEDDEVDIQEIMDWGKRRMLDDTEAYERLIQNVLPQDIATITYTSGTTAQPKGIMLSQRNYTANVEQAFSYIHIPADYRTLVVLPWDHAFAHTAALYSFMDTGASIAAVQVGKTQMETLKNFTNNIQEIQPHVLMSVPAMAKNFKKNIEKGMDQKGKVIRSLFDFALKLSYWYNGTGNNRGAGLKRLAKPLVHIFDRILFSKIKIGFGGNLTFFIGGGALLDDDLQQFFYAIGIPMYQGYGLSEASPIISANTPRYHKLGSSGKVVNNLKIKICDDTGKSLGTGQLGEIVVKGENVMKGYWKNPEATKDTIKDGWLYTGDLGYLDHENFLYVKGRFKSLLIGSDGEKYSPEGIEEAIVDHCVLIDQIMLYNNQNAYTTAIVVPNMEKVSALRSRVGIQEIIKRIDAELNQFKVGGPYQNLFPQRWLPSTFAIASEPFSEQNKLINSTMKMVRDKVALFFQQEIDMCYSPEGKKIGNTMNVENMRKLLQE
- a CDS encoding tetratricopeptide repeat protein, translating into MKKHIALWGILLLCLGTFVKGENTYPSEKDSIECLKQFSIYSLNLKKKMYDYAVEPWNYMFTNCPQTSVKLYADGVKLYDHYYKTAKTEERKSEIVDTIMMIYDQRLQYFSSHPKYSEGWILGRKALDLMKYKRGQAQAMKDAYEWFTRSFELQGDKSEDAILFTWLKTSKSLLDHGDLNSQQFLNDFLTISSVLDIQLAKASAKVKPRILQIRQGCEDLLVKSGAGECAVIEPLLTDQLNADSENPENITRIITLLDKLECNKSAFYAGVVEKNYTLNPSHISAHHLAKMFVKKGDFTKAIEYYNKAIESCEGDEARSLYYYELAVLEFAHNKNYPSAVKFAQKSISLKGDWGKPYLLLGNIYAAGSKNYGNDEFEHATVYWVVIDHFSKAKQIDPECAPEAEEQIALYSKYIPDQESGFFHGLQEGDSYKLGDWINESTIVRFR
- the rbr gene encoding rubrerythrin, with amino-acid sequence MESLKGTKTEQNLLKAFAGESQARMRYTYFSKQAKKEGLEQISAIFMETAEQEKEHAKRFFKFLEGGMVEITATYPAGVIGTTLDNLKAAAEGENEEWTELYPEFAKVAEEEGFKEVAVAFKMIAKVEAYHEERYRTLYDNLESGKVFEREDKVIWKCRNCGFLHESKKAPQKCPACQHDRAYFQIKDENY
- a CDS encoding inorganic phosphate transporter; protein product: MENVYVILVVVLFVLAISDLVVGVSNDAVNFLNSALGSKAASFKVIMIIAAIGIFIGATFSSGMMEVARKGIFNPQYFYFSEIMIIFLAVMITDVLLLDLFNTFGMPTSTTVSIVFELLGGAIAISVIKVSKNPDIPISEYINTAKALAIISGILLSVVVAFSVGAVVQYFTRLVFSFNYDARLKYLGALWGGIAITAITYFILIKGAKGASFMNEVTKDWIKENTIEIIGVCFLGWTFILQLMRMIFKIDILKLTVLVGTFALAMAFAGNDLVNFVGVPLAGFESFKIFKASGVAADGLLMESLAGKVKTDTYLLVIAGLIMVVTLWTSKKARSVVKTSLDLSRQQEGEERFGSSYLSRTIVHGVVNMVNTLNKFIPANIKASMDKQFDSSFYEGQRKELGDEAPAFDMLRASVNLVVASVLISMATSYQLPLSTTYVTFMVAMGSSLTDGAWGRESAVYRVTGVLSVIGGWFLTAFSAFTVCFVITNIIYFGGIYAVFVLIAMSMVLIYRTQIISKKRSASNLATEDINLEEVEEKTLGKAIFNKCTKNVTAALKDISELYSSAITCFQAENRKELKSKLKEVNQINKSIKKLKDNIYKTVKKLQESEIDSSLHYVQVIDYLRESAHALTFVAQPFYEHLDNNHSPFTNEQFKDVSVLKGEVQVLISKVVKMINSGNYDNLDNVYVELLATMDNLKDLRKKQLRRIKKEKSSTYTSMLYLNFLHETQNLMLHLGNVLKAQRDFGKYNNN
- a CDS encoding LysE family translocator; this encodes MLVKYLIDGIIIGFSASIPLGPIGVLCIQRTLNKGRLSGFISGMGAAFSDTIYAIAAGFSLSFIISFIEKQLLYIQIFGALLLIILGINIFNSNPAVQLRKQRKGKSNLFQDFFSTFLITISNPLAIFLFLAFFASFGAVKPGDNAISHFVLIGGVLCGASLWWFILSSLINLFRSKINLRRLWWLNKITGAAIVILVVIGFVIFMIESPLG
- a CDS encoding DUF5684 domain-containing protein — its product is MNDTAGLQALLGVLGIVYVAIIVLLIASLWKIFTKAEKPGWAALIPFYNTIVLLQIVGKPAIWLLWLMLPGINIIFAIWATNLLAKSFGKSEGFTVGLILLGLVFYPILAFGDAKYEGPAGS